The stretch of DNA AATCTTTTTAATTGGCATATCAAATTGACGCAATACAGATATTTGTGTTAAGGCATCTACATCATGTTGTGAATACTCCCGGTAACCATTATTGGAATCGACAATGGGTTTTATTAGACCTTCTTGTTCGTAATAATTGATAGCCTTTTTGGTAAGGGCTGTATATTTTTGCACTGCACTGATTTTCATTTCCATCCCCCCGCGAGTATGAATATAATACATCACCTTGGGGAACAGTCAAGAATTTTTTTATTGTTGCCTGCATTAACAGTGTCTGTGCCAAATCGGAGGAAATGCTTGACTAGTACCACGAACAAAATGAAACCATCCTGGCCATGATTCCCTTTGAAAGGTCGAAAGCTGTCAAAGTACTGGATTTAGGATGTGGGACCGGAATTTTATCATACCTCATATTAGTTGCGTTTCCCAATGCACGGGTGGTGGCATTTGATATGGCTGAGAACATGCTCGCCGCCTGTTCCCAGAATCTCAGCGTTTACAAGAACAGACTAACCTTATTTCAAGGGAACTTTGGTTCTGATGATTTTGGTGGCGGATACGATATCATAGTATCCGGATTATCTACCCATCATCTTGATGACACGGAAAAACCCGGGCTTTATAAAAGAATCTATGATGCCCTCAACCAGGGAGGGGTTTTTATTAACAGGGAAGTGGTACTGGGAGAATCATCATCATTAACCGACAGGTATCATTACCTTTGGCGCGAGTACATAAGAAGTAATGGCGAAGACGATGAAAAATGGTTTAATAGATATTTAGACGAGGATATCCCGGCACCGGTGGAGGTACAAACAAATTGGCTCAAAGAAATTGGCTTTATCCATGTCGGTTACCATTGGCGGTATTTTAACTTTGCCATCTTTGGTGGGACCAAGCCATAAAAACTGAATTTGTCTTTATTTGCACCCGGCGTGATTCATGAAGCAGGAGAAACAGTTTTAGATCGTTAATATTCAGATAAAATGGATTGACCAAGGTGAAAAAAAAGGGATCCAAAAAGGTATTGAAAAAGGCATGCAACAAGGAATCCAAATGGGATGGATGGAGGCGTAATTACTCGGTGAAGATCCGGAAAGCCTAACCGGTTTTCCGGATCCTCCCATAGAGGACATCCCATAGAGGGCCTGTCCCTCTAATTATAAAAAGAATACTGGTTCCTTTCGTTCTTTAAACTTTTCACTTACCCTTATTGCAGCGTCTTTGACCAGGCCAGGTTTCATTGTTTTGGCATTTTGGGGACAGCGCTTAATGCAAGCACAACATAAGATACATTTTTCCGTATCAATCACAGAACTATTTTCAAAATCGATAGCCCCAACAGGGCACTCCTCTGCACAAACTCCGCATTGCGTACACTGATCACTAACTGCTATAAAATCAACAATCCATGTCTTCGTTTCTCCTCTATAGGGATAGTTGCCCGGTACATTCATATCAGAAATTTGATCGATTGATGAAATAGATAGTATTTTTTCATTAATTTTACGCCCAAAAAATTCTGCGTGGTTTAAGTCGCTTGCGTCAGGACGAGCTACGGCAATTGGCGTTTCGGAACTAGAAAAGGAGTGTTCCCCAATAAATGCTGCACAGGCGATCGGTATACATCCACGTTTTTTCAAAATTCCTTTAAGCTCAAGCAGTGCATCGTCATAATCACGGTTACCATAAACGACAACACATACAGTAGGCGTATTATGAGCTTCAATCGTATTAAGCCATTCATTTACAAGAGTCGGCACCCTTCCGACATAAACTGGCACAGCAACAACAAGCAATTCATTTTCTGATGTTTGTAATTGTTGTTTTCTCGCATCTGGTTTGGTAATATCTAATATTTCCATAGTGGTGCTTTGATTAATTCCCCTCGCAATACCTTGAATAATTACATTTGTTGTCCTGGTAGGTGAAAAACAAACCAGTTTCAGTGATTTTATTTTCATCGATATCCTCCTTTGAATCTGCAGACTTTCTGCAGTTAAATAAGAATTTTTTTTTTGCTTTACAAGTGTTTCTCGAATTCATAGTAATACAAGTTTTATAATGTTAATAGGAGTAAAATTATACTGGTATAAATTATAATAGATAGATGATGATGAATTTGAATAATGAGAAATATCGATATAAAGAACTGGCCGATTTTTTAAAAACGCGAAGAGCAAAAATTTTACCATCACAAGTAGGGCTTTCAACAACAGCAACCCGCCGGCGTACTCCTGGATTGAGAGGGAGGAAGTAGCACAGTTAGCCGGTATTAGCATAACTTGGTATACCTGGCTTGAACAAGGAAGGTCTATTCGTGTTTCAACTCAAGTAATAGAAAGCCTGTCTAAAGTTTTATTGCTTGATAAACAAGAACGCATTCATCTTTACCTTTTAGCGAACCAGCCGCTTCCGGCCGATATACCGGGATACCAGGGAACAGTAAGTCCAATACTTCAACATGTTCTGGATAGTTTAACTTTCCCGCCGGGAAGTCCCCGTCCTGAGCCTTCCTTGCTCGCGAAGCGAGGGCGAAGGGCGGGGATGAGAGGCGGGCCTTGTTTTTCCAGGAACCCTTGTCTTATTTTGGTTCTGTTGTTACAATATAGCCATGAAATACCAACTTGATAGAGGCTGTCATTCAGTATATTCCCTTCGTTTCCATTACATCTGCTGCGTCAAATACCGGCGCAAAGTTCTCACGCCGGAAATATCAGAGTATCTAAAGAAGGTAAACCAAGACATAGCCGGCAAGTTTGGTGTACAGATAATTGAGCAAGAAACTGATAGGGATCACATCCACATTATCTTTGCATCAAAACCGGAAGTTCAGCTTTCCAAGTTCATCAACTCCTTAAAGTCCACTTCAGCCAGGCTGATATTCCGAGATCATCCCGAAAATAAAAAAGAGCTTTGGGGCGGCAACTTCTGGTCGCCAAGCTATTTCTTATCCACTGTGGGGGAGGTGAAACTGGAGGATGTCAAAAAATATGTCCAGTCCCAAGGAAATCCGTAATTACAAATTTCGTATCTACCCAAATAAAGAGCAGGAAAGTAAGCTAACTAATTGGTTGACCACCTGCCGTATAATTTACAACTCGGCACTGGCCGACCGGAAAAACTACTATGAACGCACGGGCAACGGGCTAACCAGGATAGCACAACAAGAAACTCTCAAAGCCGATAAAGCAAAGCACCCGAAGGTTAAAGAAGTTCATTCGCAAGTAGCCCAGGAGGTTTTGTTCCGCGTGGAACGCGCCTACAACAACTTTTTTCGTCGCGTGCAAGCCGGAGAGAAACCCGGTTATCCCAGATACAAAGGACCGGGGCAGTATAAATCCCTTACCTTCACCCAGTTTGGCGATGGCCTTGGTGCCTCGTTCCAAAATGATAAACTAAAACTATCCAAGATCGGCTTGGTTAAAATAGATTTGCACCGGGAGATACACGGTCAAGTCAAGATATGTACCATAAAGCGTGAACAGTCCGGCAAATGGTACGCCGTACTGGCGGTGGAAGAATACCCGGTGTTATTCTCCCCCAATTGGCAGACCATTGGCCTGGATGTGGGAATAAAGGAGTTTGCCGTACTCTCCAATGGAGAGAAAATAGCCAACCCCAAGCATCTGCAAAAATCCGAACGAAAACTGAAAACACTGCAAAGAAGCTTATCACGTAAGAAGAAAGGTTCAAAGAACCGAGCCAAGGCCAGGAATAAACTTGCCAGGCAACACGAAAAGATAC from Desulfoscipio gibsoniae DSM 7213 encodes:
- a CDS encoding EFR1 family ferrodoxin (N-terminal region resembles flavodoxins. C-terminal ferrodoxin region binds two 4Fe-4S clusters.), with the protein product MKIKSLKLVCFSPTRTTNVIIQGIARGINQSTTMEILDITKPDARKQQLQTSENELLVVAVPVYVGRVPTLVNEWLNTIEAHNTPTVCVVVYGNRDYDDALLELKGILKKRGCIPIACAAFIGEHSFSSSETPIAVARPDASDLNHAEFFGRKINEKILSISSIDQISDMNVPGNYPYRGETKTWIVDFIAVSDQCTQCGVCAEECPVGAIDFENSSVIDTEKCILCCACIKRCPQNAKTMKPGLVKDAAIRVSEKFKERKEPVFFL
- a CDS encoding helix-turn-helix domain-containing protein, which codes for MTWYTWLEQGRSIRVSTQVIESLSKVLLLDKQERIHLYLLANQPLPADIPGYQGTVSPILQHVLDSLTFPPGSPRPEPSLLAKRGRRAGMRGGPCFSRNPCLILVLLLQYSHEIPT
- a CDS encoding RNA-guided endonuclease InsQ/TnpB family protein, with the protein product MSSPKEIRNYKFRIYPNKEQESKLTNWLTTCRIIYNSALADRKNYYERTGNGLTRIAQQETLKADKAKHPKVKEVHSQVAQEVLFRVERAYNNFFRRVQAGEKPGYPRYKGPGQYKSLTFTQFGDGLGASFQNDKLKLSKIGLVKIDLHREIHGQVKICTIKREQSGKWYAVLAVEEYPVLFSPNWQTIGLDVGIKEFAVLSNGEKIANPKHLQKSERKLKTLQRSLSRKKKGSKNRAKARNKLARQHEKIRHQRKDFHHKISDQLVWRYGKIVVEDLQITNMVQNHKLAKSISDAGWGEFISMLTYKAESAGRMVEKIPPYGTTQECSRCGSIVKKDLSVRIHACPHCGLVLDRDHNAAINILHKSKAS
- a CDS encoding class I SAM-dependent methyltransferase, producing the protein MIPFERSKAVKVLDLGCGTGILSYLILVAFPNARVVAFDMAENMLAACSQNLSVYKNRLTLFQGNFGSDDFGGGYDIIVSGLSTHHLDDTEKPGLYKRIYDALNQGGVFINREVVLGESSSLTDRYHYLWREYIRSNGEDDEKWFNRYLDEDIPAPVEVQTNWLKEIGFIHVGYHWRYFNFAIFGGTKP
- the tnpA gene encoding IS200/IS605 family transposase, with protein sequence MKYQLDRGCHSVYSLRFHYICCVKYRRKVLTPEISEYLKKVNQDIAGKFGVQIIEQETDRDHIHIIFASKPEVQLSKFINSLKSTSARLIFRDHPENKKELWGGNFWSPSYFLSTVGEVKLEDVKKYVQSQGNP